A window of Kyrpidia spormannii genomic DNA:
CCAAATATCTCCGCGCTACCGAGTGATCGATGGCACGTTGCCGCCGGAGATGGTGGCGGAAGCGATCTGGCGAGATGTCAAGATCCTCTTGAATCTTTGAGGAGGTGACACCCATGCGCCTCGTGATCGCGGTGGTCCAGGACAAAGACAGCGGGCGCTTGGCGGCAGAATTGGTGAAGCGCGGATATCGCGCCACGAAGTTGGCGAGTACTGGCGGATTTCTGAAGGCGGGGAACACCACCTTCTTGATTGGGGTGGATGATGAACGGGTCAACGACGTGGTGGAATGTATCCACCGGAGCTGCAGGGCCCGGGAACAAGTGGTGACCCCCTTTGCCCCGGTGGGAAACGTCGATGCAGAAGTTCCGGTGCCGATTTCCGTTCAGGTCGGCGGGGCCACGGTGTTCGTACTGGATGTG
This region includes:
- a CDS encoding cyclic-di-AMP receptor, encoding MRLVIAVVQDKDSGRLAAELVKRGYRATKLASTGGFLKAGNTTFLIGVDDERVNDVVECIHRSCRAREQVVTPFAPVGNVDAEVPVPISVQVGGATVFVLDVERFEHF